A window of Auraticoccus monumenti contains these coding sequences:
- a CDS encoding AI-2E family transporter translates to MTEASPDEPGRPPTEVRPAPVVSSGQRVHIASPYRFGFFGCLGVLTAYLLFQAALEVSTILLTVVVALLVAVGLNPVVEVMTRRGLPRVLAVLGVFLALAAFLTLVVLAVLPVFTQQINLLLETAPESLVRMRDNPVFADLDARYQIVTRVTDFITSGDLIQALFGGLLGAGRFIANVLVAGIVTLVLTLYFMSSLPAIKQVIYRLSPASQRPRVRYLADQIFGKVGSYLTGMFVVVTCAGVLSFVFLSIIGMGEYALAVAAVVSILSFIPLVGSTLSMVLVTAVCLSSSVPQGVAGLVYYLVYQQFEAYVIYPRVMARSVQVPGPVTVIAALAFGTLLGIVGALIAVPTAAALLILYREVLIPRLDRS, encoded by the coding sequence ATGACCGAGGCCAGCCCTGACGAGCCCGGGCGCCCTCCGACGGAGGTCCGTCCGGCCCCGGTCGTCTCGTCGGGGCAGCGCGTGCACATCGCCTCCCCGTACCGCTTCGGCTTCTTCGGCTGCCTCGGGGTGCTGACCGCCTACCTGCTCTTCCAGGCCGCGCTGGAGGTCAGCACGATCCTGCTGACGGTCGTGGTGGCGCTGCTGGTGGCCGTCGGGCTCAACCCGGTGGTGGAGGTGATGACCCGGCGCGGTCTGCCCCGGGTGCTCGCGGTGCTGGGCGTGTTCCTGGCCCTGGCGGCCTTCCTCACCCTGGTGGTGCTGGCCGTCCTCCCGGTCTTCACCCAGCAGATCAACCTGCTGCTGGAGACGGCGCCGGAGTCGCTGGTGCGGATGCGGGACAACCCGGTCTTCGCCGACCTCGACGCGCGCTACCAGATCGTCACCCGGGTGACCGACTTCATCACCTCCGGGGACCTGATCCAGGCGCTGTTCGGGGGGCTGCTGGGAGCCGGGCGCTTCATCGCCAACGTGCTGGTGGCCGGCATCGTCACCCTGGTCCTGACGCTGTACTTCATGAGCTCGCTGCCGGCGATCAAGCAGGTCATCTACCGTCTCTCCCCGGCCAGCCAGCGGCCCCGGGTGCGCTACCTGGCCGACCAGATCTTCGGCAAGGTGGGCTCCTACCTGACCGGCATGTTCGTGGTGGTCACCTGCGCCGGGGTGCTCTCCTTCGTCTTCCTGAGCATCATCGGGATGGGTGAGTACGCCCTGGCCGTGGCCGCCGTCGTCTCCATCCTGAGCTTCATCCCGCTGGTCGGCTCGACGCTGAGCATGGTGCTGGTCACCGCGGTCTGCCTCAGCAGCTCGGTGCCGCAGGGGGTGGCCGGACTGGTCTACTACCTGGTCTACCAGCAGTTCGAGGCCTACGTGATCTACCCGCGGGTGATGGCGCGCTCGGTGCAGGTCCCCGGACCGGTCACCGTGATCGCCGCCCTGGCCTTCGGCACCCTGCTGGGCATCGTGGGCGCCCTGATCGCGGTGCCCACCGCGGCCGCCCTGCTGATCCTCTACCGCGAGGTGCTCATCCCGAGGCTGGACCGCAGCTGA
- a CDS encoding coiled-coil domain-containing protein, translating to MAGNDDSSGLDIFFDQTAETGFRQTRLGGYDRRDVDAYVREAEQRLRSQQQRIQRLEQQLAETQQAEPTVQLPAAPRDPDEGLDVGSRTTAILQLARDQGRQVVDAAQRESERIVAAGRVQAQEIIDSAMREAEDIRLTTQEHADDQRARLERETGDVVARTNAEAEILLDRARQQAAVVEHEAVSLAARTREDAQREADVVRQQAMTQAAQWRLEAETVRSEVLTALQAEHREATDALAATLAEHTAQRQQANEELAAVVAEATRIRNEAVVEADAARTRVLRETENQIAVARAQAKVSLERATQRHDDRIEALKREIASLQQRRQGIVAQLSHLSALVTATAGEFSDDAMDPLDSSLDDPDDDPRPAVAAGEGEDAGSDRPADAPGGDGGAAATLVDVEVPGTGSDDTTTVLPRAGAGGQHGGGQGGTEDGGESEAASGEQQTSGPPRR from the coding sequence ATGGCCGGGAACGACGACAGCTCAGGGCTCGACATCTTCTTCGACCAGACCGCGGAGACGGGGTTCCGCCAGACCCGTCTGGGCGGGTACGACCGCCGCGACGTCGACGCCTACGTCCGCGAGGCCGAGCAGCGGCTGCGCAGCCAGCAGCAGCGGATCCAGCGCCTGGAGCAGCAGCTGGCCGAGACCCAGCAGGCCGAGCCCACCGTGCAGCTGCCGGCCGCCCCGCGCGACCCCGACGAGGGCCTGGACGTGGGCAGCCGCACCACGGCGATCCTGCAGCTGGCCCGCGACCAGGGCCGCCAGGTGGTCGACGCCGCCCAGCGGGAGTCCGAGCGGATCGTGGCGGCCGGCCGGGTCCAGGCCCAGGAGATCATCGACTCCGCCATGCGCGAGGCCGAGGACATCCGGCTCACCACCCAGGAGCACGCCGACGACCAGCGGGCCCGGCTGGAGCGCGAGACCGGGGACGTGGTCGCCCGCACCAACGCCGAGGCCGAGATCCTGCTGGACCGGGCCCGCCAGCAGGCCGCCGTGGTCGAGCACGAGGCGGTCAGCCTCGCCGCACGCACCCGCGAGGACGCCCAGCGCGAGGCCGACGTGGTCCGCCAGCAGGCGATGACCCAGGCCGCGCAGTGGCGGCTGGAGGCCGAGACCGTCCGCTCGGAGGTGCTGACCGCCCTGCAGGCCGAGCACCGGGAGGCCACCGACGCGCTGGCCGCCACGCTGGCCGAGCACACGGCCCAGCGCCAGCAGGCCAACGAGGAGCTGGCTGCCGTGGTGGCGGAGGCGACGCGGATCCGCAACGAGGCCGTGGTCGAGGCCGACGCCGCCCGGACCCGGGTGCTGCGCGAGACCGAGAACCAGATCGCGGTGGCCCGGGCCCAGGCCAAGGTCAGCCTCGAGCGGGCCACCCAGCGCCACGACGACCGGATCGAGGCGCTCAAGCGCGAGATCGCCTCCCTGCAGCAGCGGCGCCAGGGCATCGTGGCCCAGCTGTCGCACCTGTCGGCCCTGGTCACGGCGACGGCGGGCGAGTTCAGCGACGACGCCATGGACCCCCTGGACTCCAGCCTGGACGACCCCGACGACGACCCCCGGCCCGCCGTGGCCGCGGGCGAGGGCGAGGACGCCGGATCGGACCGTCCTGCCGACGCGCCGGGCGGCGACGGCGGTGCTGCGGCCACGCTGGTCGACGTCGAGGTGCCCGGGACGGGGTCGGACGACACCACGACCGTGCTGCCGCGGGCGGGCGCCGGCGGGCAGCACGGCGGCGGTCAGGGCGGGACCGAGGACGGCGGCGAGAGCGAGGCCGCGAGCGGGGAGCAGCAGACGTCCGGCCCGCCGCGGCGCTGA
- the mce gene encoding methylmalonyl-CoA epimerase, which translates to MSSTDDPDGGRALPGDLFEGVDHIGYAVPDLEEALALHTGRLGWRLEHREHNEEQGVEEAMLTTGDGLGARVQLLAPTRSDSPIARHLERRGPGVQQVAYRVRDLEQVSAELRRRGFRLLQPEARRGTAGSLISFLHPSDTGGVLVELVQPAATGGTHRDVTVLD; encoded by the coding sequence ATGAGCAGCACCGACGACCCGGACGGGGGCCGCGCCCTGCCCGGGGACCTCTTCGAGGGGGTGGACCACATCGGCTACGCCGTCCCCGACCTGGAGGAGGCGCTCGCCCTGCACACCGGCCGGCTCGGGTGGCGGCTGGAGCACCGCGAGCACAACGAGGAGCAGGGGGTGGAGGAGGCGATGCTGACCACCGGCGACGGCCTGGGCGCGCGGGTGCAGCTGCTGGCCCCTACCCGGTCGGACTCCCCGATCGCCCGCCACCTGGAGCGTCGCGGCCCCGGCGTGCAGCAGGTGGCCTACCGGGTCCGCGACCTCGAGCAGGTCAGCGCGGAGCTGCGTCGACGCGGGTTCCGCCTGCTGCAGCCGGAGGCCCGTCGGGGCACCGCCGGGTCGCTGATCAGCTTCCTGCACCCCTCCGACACCGGCGGCGTGCTGGTGGAGCTGGTGCAGCCGGCGGCGACCGGTGGGACCCACCGCGACGTCACCGTCCTCGACTAG
- a CDS encoding acetyl-CoA C-acetyltransferase, whose product MGSVVVGGARTPFGKLLGALSAHSATDLGGLAIAAALERSGVDAGQVDQVVMGQVLQAGTGQLPARQAAVKGGIAMDVPALTINKVCLSGLAAVALADQMIRAGECDVVVAGGMESMSQAPHLLPGSRTGHRYGDVTLRDHMAHDGLWDVWTDQAMGALTESRNTGALHVSREDQDAFAARSHRLAAAAQASGVLAEELVAVSVPQRRGEPVLVDADEGVRGSATAESLAGLRPAFAVDGTITAASSSPISDGAAACVVMSQEAAERLGARPLVEVLGYGQVAGPDSSLQLQPAAATRRACERAGIGVEDLDLIEINEAFAAVGLASARDLGLDEEQVEQRVNVHGGAIALGHPIGASGARLVLHLALELARRGRGHGVAALCGGGGQGDALVLRALG is encoded by the coding sequence ATGGGGTCGGTCGTCGTGGGAGGGGCGCGGACGCCCTTCGGCAAGCTGCTGGGAGCCCTCTCCGCCCACTCCGCCACCGACCTCGGCGGGCTGGCGATCGCCGCGGCGCTGGAGCGCTCGGGCGTCGACGCCGGTCAGGTCGACCAGGTCGTGATGGGGCAGGTGCTGCAGGCCGGGACCGGTCAGCTGCCCGCCCGCCAGGCCGCGGTGAAGGGCGGGATCGCGATGGACGTCCCCGCTCTCACCATCAACAAGGTGTGCCTCTCCGGTCTGGCCGCGGTGGCCCTGGCCGACCAGATGATCCGGGCCGGGGAGTGCGACGTGGTGGTGGCCGGCGGCATGGAGTCGATGAGCCAGGCCCCCCACCTGCTCCCGGGCTCGCGGACCGGGCACCGCTACGGCGACGTCACCCTGCGCGACCACATGGCCCACGACGGGCTCTGGGACGTGTGGACCGACCAGGCCATGGGAGCCCTCACCGAGAGCCGCAACACCGGCGCACTGCACGTCAGCCGCGAGGACCAGGACGCCTTCGCGGCCCGCTCGCACCGCCTGGCCGCCGCCGCGCAGGCCTCCGGTGTGCTGGCCGAGGAGCTGGTGGCGGTCAGCGTCCCGCAGCGTCGTGGTGAGCCGGTGCTGGTCGACGCCGACGAGGGGGTGCGCGGCTCGGCCACGGCGGAGTCCCTGGCCGGCCTGCGTCCGGCCTTCGCCGTCGACGGGACGATCACCGCCGCCTCCTCCAGCCCCATCTCCGACGGAGCCGCGGCCTGCGTGGTGATGAGCCAGGAGGCGGCCGAGCGGCTCGGGGCGAGGCCGCTGGTGGAGGTGCTCGGCTACGGGCAGGTGGCCGGGCCGGACTCGAGCCTGCAGCTGCAGCCCGCCGCCGCCACCCGCCGGGCGTGCGAGCGGGCCGGGATCGGTGTGGAGGACCTGGACCTGATCGAGATCAACGAGGCGTTCGCCGCGGTGGGTCTGGCCAGCGCGCGCGACCTCGGCCTGGACGAGGAGCAGGTGGAGCAGCGGGTCAACGTGCACGGCGGGGCGATCGCCCTCGGCCACCCGATCGGCGCCTCCGGCGCACGGCTGGTCCTGCACCTGGCCCTCGAGCTGGCCCGGCGGGGCCGTGGCCACGGGGTGGCGGCCCTCTGCGGCGGCGGTGGCCAGGGCGACGCCCTGGTGCTCCGCGCGCTCGGCTGA
- the meaB gene encoding methylmalonyl Co-A mutase-associated GTPase MeaB, whose amino-acid sequence MAAPPTSGGPPRTDADDLGSLRALVEQARAGRPRAVGRLISLVEDGAPQLPALMAELAPTSGRAHVVGLTGSPGVGKSTTTTALVQALRARGQVVGVLAIDPSSPFTGGALLGDRVRMQDHALDRGVFIRSMATRGHLGGLSAAAPAALRVLDAAGCDVVLVETVGVGQSEVEVSACADTTCVLLAPGTGDAIQVAKAGILEVGDVFVVNKADRDGVQAVVRDLRTMLSMGAPAAPDAWRPPVVRTVASRGEGIEELLEAVTAHAESQRAGGGWARRRRRRAREEIEALALARVRADFRRSAGPRLDELAAAVSEGEQDPYQAAADLLAGR is encoded by the coding sequence GTGGCCGCCCCGCCCACCTCCGGTGGCCCCCCGCGCACCGACGCCGACGACCTCGGGTCGCTGCGGGCCCTGGTCGAGCAGGCCAGGGCGGGGCGCCCGCGCGCCGTCGGCCGGCTGATCAGCCTGGTCGAGGACGGCGCGCCGCAGCTGCCGGCGCTGATGGCCGAGCTGGCCCCCACCAGCGGGCGGGCGCACGTGGTCGGCCTGACGGGCTCACCCGGCGTCGGCAAGTCCACCACCACCACGGCGCTGGTGCAGGCCCTCCGGGCGCGGGGGCAGGTGGTGGGCGTGCTGGCCATCGACCCCTCCTCGCCCTTCACCGGCGGTGCGCTGCTGGGGGACCGGGTGCGGATGCAGGACCACGCCCTGGACCGTGGCGTGTTCATCCGGTCGATGGCCACCCGGGGCCACCTCGGCGGGCTGTCGGCCGCGGCCCCGGCGGCGCTGCGGGTGCTGGACGCGGCCGGCTGCGACGTGGTGCTGGTGGAGACGGTGGGGGTCGGCCAGTCCGAGGTCGAGGTGAGCGCCTGTGCCGACACCACCTGCGTGCTGCTCGCCCCGGGGACCGGCGACGCGATCCAGGTGGCCAAGGCCGGGATCCTCGAGGTGGGCGACGTCTTCGTGGTCAACAAGGCCGACCGGGACGGCGTCCAGGCGGTGGTCCGCGACCTGCGGACGATGCTGTCGATGGGCGCCCCCGCGGCACCGGACGCCTGGCGCCCGCCGGTGGTCCGGACCGTCGCCTCCCGGGGGGAGGGGATCGAGGAGCTGCTGGAGGCGGTGACCGCCCACGCCGAGAGCCAGCGGGCCGGCGGCGGGTGGGCCCGGCGCCGCCGGCGGCGGGCGCGGGAGGAGATCGAGGCGCTGGCCCTGGCCCGGGTCCGCGCCGACTTCCGCCGCTCGGCCGGTCCCCGGCTGGACGAGCTGGCCGCCGCGGTCAGCGAGGGGGAGCAGGACCCCTACCAGGCCGCGGCGGACCTGCTGGCCGGCCGCTGA
- a CDS encoding PH domain-containing protein: MGSVLSGLVDPQVDRHLIADEGEVVIDEVRKHWVAVGGWVSGLVACTLVLAAMPFVGAAWWLLLVLGLAGAVVCLYQIQSAHMDRFVITNMRVFRVTGIFSQHLATMPIQRILDIAVHKPLAGRVFGYGHFVFESAAQDQGLRDIRWVGRPDERDLTIQRVIQRSGVRRSMAVSGDDGAAVAAPGVRGPREQGAGRPDPEQGADGT; encoded by the coding sequence ATGGGGTCCGTGCTGTCGGGGCTGGTCGACCCGCAGGTCGACCGGCACCTGATCGCCGACGAGGGCGAGGTGGTCATCGACGAGGTGCGCAAGCACTGGGTGGCGGTGGGAGGCTGGGTGAGCGGGCTGGTGGCCTGCACCCTGGTGCTGGCCGCGATGCCCTTCGTCGGGGCCGCCTGGTGGCTGCTGCTGGTGCTCGGGCTGGCCGGCGCGGTGGTGTGCCTGTACCAGATCCAGTCCGCGCACATGGACCGCTTCGTCATCACCAACATGCGGGTGTTCCGGGTCACCGGGATCTTCAGCCAGCACCTGGCCACCATGCCGATCCAACGGATCCTCGACATCGCGGTGCACAAGCCGCTGGCGGGACGGGTCTTCGGCTACGGCCACTTCGTCTTCGAGTCCGCAGCCCAGGACCAGGGCCTGCGCGACATCCGCTGGGTGGGGCGTCCGGACGAGCGCGACCTGACGATCCAACGGGTGATCCAGCGCTCCGGGGTGCGTCGGAGCATGGCAGTCTCGGGCGACGACGGCGCGGCGGTCGCGGCCCCCGGGGTCCGCGGGCCGCGGGAGCAGGGTGCGGGTCGACCGGACCCCGAGCAGGGAGCGGACGGAACCTGA
- a CDS encoding MarR family winged helix-turn-helix transcriptional regulator, with the protein MAERHRLPFDPIERAADQWSQRHPEVARMRAVTSLMRVHQLVLSELDELLRPLGLTFARYEVLVLLSFSRRGYLPLGKIGERLQVHATSVTSLAQRLDAAGLIERRPHPDDGRAVLAAITESGRRVLQQATDLITAAGFGLTSLSETECDALSSLLRGPRAAAGDF; encoded by the coding sequence ATGGCTGAACGGCACCGCCTCCCCTTCGACCCGATCGAGCGGGCGGCCGACCAGTGGTCCCAGCGCCACCCCGAGGTGGCGCGGATGCGCGCGGTGACCTCGCTGATGCGGGTGCACCAGCTGGTGCTGAGCGAGCTCGACGAGCTGCTCCGCCCGCTGGGTCTGACCTTCGCCCGCTACGAGGTGCTGGTGCTGCTGTCGTTCAGCCGGCGCGGCTACCTCCCGCTCGGCAAGATCGGGGAGCGGTTGCAGGTGCACGCCACCTCCGTCACGTCCCTGGCGCAGCGTCTGGACGCCGCGGGGCTGATCGAGCGTCGCCCGCACCCCGACGACGGGCGGGCGGTGCTGGCGGCGATCACCGAGTCCGGGCGCCGGGTGCTGCAGCAGGCCACCGACCTGATCACCGCCGCCGGGTTCGGCCTGACCTCGCTCAGCGAGACCGAGTGCGACGCGCTCTCCAGCCTGCTCCGGGGTCCGCGGGCGGCGGCCGGGGACTTCTGA
- a CDS encoding DUF6716 putative glycosyltransferase — translation MALIDTPSADGPGTAPAGPPATPGGRPRRLVVVADSDSYLKWSAALVAQLGEGWQVRVLLVASPITPSPAQVLAAAGRPIAPVSFTRTLTLLARLRPDAVLLAATGPVVRALMDYPLLRGRRRPVLVTGLPGISHPPRRRGIRRRDGCDLFVLHSHRECREHRLVAQEIGVRTEFVLATLPFLRRRTRAEPGGTDVVFAAQAKVPTTREEREHLLTRLAAVPAPLRPVVKVRALAGEQQTHHEEWSYAELWPGVAARHGWPTDRVTFRAGSMAEALDEAHGFVTVSSTAALEALHAGVPTTVLDDFGVSAEMINLVFTGSGLLHGLEDVVADRWSEPEPSWLHDNYFHPAAEDGWRVRLEELVERRRVTGGLGPVALRPAARPRRVLRRQARVLLPAWVWSAANPLLHRLRRR, via the coding sequence ATGGCCCTGATCGACACGCCGTCGGCCGACGGTCCCGGCACCGCGCCCGCGGGCCCTCCGGCCACCCCGGGTGGACGTCCGCGCCGGCTGGTGGTGGTCGCCGACAGCGACTCCTACCTCAAGTGGTCGGCCGCCCTGGTGGCCCAGCTCGGTGAGGGCTGGCAGGTCCGGGTGCTGCTGGTCGCCTCCCCGATCACCCCCTCGCCGGCCCAGGTGCTGGCCGCTGCGGGACGCCCGATCGCCCCGGTGTCCTTCACCCGCACGCTGACCCTGCTGGCGCGGCTGCGTCCGGACGCCGTGCTGCTGGCCGCCACCGGCCCGGTGGTCCGGGCCCTGATGGACTACCCGTTGCTGCGCGGTCGCCGCCGCCCGGTGCTGGTGACGGGGCTGCCGGGGATCAGCCACCCGCCGCGGCGCCGGGGCATCCGGCGGCGCGACGGGTGCGACCTCTTCGTCCTGCACAGCCACCGGGAGTGCCGCGAGCACCGGCTGGTGGCCCAGGAGATCGGGGTGCGGACCGAGTTCGTGCTGGCCACCCTGCCCTTCCTGCGCCGCCGCACCCGGGCCGAGCCCGGCGGCACCGACGTCGTCTTCGCCGCCCAGGCCAAGGTGCCGACCACCCGGGAGGAGCGCGAGCACCTGCTGACCCGGCTGGCCGCGGTCCCGGCACCGCTGCGCCCGGTGGTCAAGGTGCGGGCGCTGGCGGGGGAGCAGCAGACCCACCACGAGGAGTGGTCCTACGCCGAGCTGTGGCCCGGGGTGGCCGCCCGGCACGGCTGGCCGACCGACCGCGTCACCTTCCGGGCCGGCTCGATGGCCGAGGCGCTGGACGAGGCGCACGGGTTCGTCACCGTCTCCTCCACCGCCGCGCTCGAGGCGCTGCACGCCGGGGTGCCCACCACCGTCCTGGACGACTTCGGGGTCTCGGCGGAGATGATCAACCTGGTCTTCACCGGGTCGGGTCTGCTGCACGGGCTGGAGGACGTGGTCGCCGACCGCTGGAGCGAGCCCGAGCCGTCCTGGCTGCACGACAACTACTTCCACCCCGCGGCCGAGGACGGCTGGCGGGTGCGGCTGGAGGAGCTGGTGGAGCGCCGCCGCGTGACCGGAGGGCTGGGGCCCGTGGCGCTCAGGCCGGCGGCGCGTCCGCGTCGGGTGCTGCGCCGGCAGGCTCGCGTGCTGCTGCCAGCGTGGGTGTGGAGTGCCGCCAACCCACTGCTCCACCGGCTACGGCGGAGATGA
- a CDS encoding acylneuraminate cytidylyltransferase: protein MTTVAIIPARGGSQGVPGKNLRLIGGIPLIARAVHASRAAHRVDLVVVTTDDAQIAAAARSAGAEVIDRPAALADHTASSESALLHALDELERRGVAADVMVFVQCTSPFIRGEDIDAGIAQVTEGGADTTFSAVESYEFLWRDADADLEPGRGPVVGQNHDAAVRPRRQDRRPDFRETGAFYVMRTDGFRAHRHRFFGRTQVVPVSELASLEIDTAEELAVADAFAHVLDRGLEDDPTVPGQIDVDAVITDFDGVHTPDTAYVDQDGRETVRVSRADGLGVSFLRQAGVPFLILSRERNPVVTARAAKMGVDVLQGVDDKTTAIRAWLDERGLDPTRTAYVGNDVNDLGPLSVVGWPVAVRDSHPLVLQVARVVLSRPAGGGAVRELAERVLAARAGSAELISAVAGGAVGWRHSTPTLAAAREPAGAAPDADAPPA, encoded by the coding sequence GTGACCACTGTCGCCATCATCCCGGCCCGGGGCGGCTCCCAGGGCGTCCCCGGCAAGAACCTCCGACTGATCGGCGGCATCCCGCTGATCGCCCGGGCGGTGCACGCCAGCCGCGCCGCGCACCGGGTCGACCTCGTGGTGGTCACCACCGACGACGCCCAGATCGCCGCCGCCGCCCGCTCCGCCGGGGCGGAGGTGATCGACCGCCCGGCCGCCCTGGCCGACCACACCGCCTCCTCGGAGTCCGCGCTGCTGCACGCCCTGGACGAGCTGGAGCGACGTGGCGTCGCGGCGGACGTGATGGTCTTCGTCCAGTGCACCAGCCCCTTCATCCGCGGGGAGGACATCGACGCCGGCATCGCCCAGGTGACCGAGGGCGGGGCCGACACCACCTTCTCCGCGGTGGAGAGCTACGAGTTCCTCTGGCGCGACGCCGACGCGGACCTCGAGCCGGGCCGGGGCCCGGTGGTGGGCCAGAACCACGACGCCGCCGTCCGCCCCCGACGCCAGGACCGCCGCCCGGACTTCCGTGAGACCGGGGCCTTCTACGTGATGCGCACCGACGGCTTCCGGGCCCACCGGCACCGCTTCTTCGGCCGCACCCAGGTGGTCCCGGTCTCCGAGCTGGCCAGCCTGGAGATCGACACCGCCGAGGAGCTGGCGGTGGCCGACGCCTTCGCCCACGTCCTGGACCGCGGGCTGGAGGACGACCCGACGGTGCCCGGGCAGATCGACGTGGACGCCGTGATCACCGACTTCGACGGCGTGCACACCCCCGACACCGCCTACGTCGACCAGGACGGCCGCGAGACGGTCCGGGTCAGCCGCGCCGACGGCCTGGGGGTGTCCTTCCTGCGCCAGGCCGGGGTCCCCTTCCTGATCCTCTCCCGGGAGCGGAACCCCGTGGTGACGGCCCGGGCGGCCAAGATGGGGGTCGACGTGCTGCAGGGGGTGGACGACAAGACCACCGCGATCCGTGCGTGGCTCGACGAGCGCGGTCTGGACCCCACCCGGACCGCCTACGTGGGCAACGACGTGAACGACCTCGGCCCGCTCTCGGTGGTCGGCTGGCCGGTCGCGGTGCGGGACTCCCACCCGCTGGTGCTGCAGGTGGCACGGGTCGTGCTGAGCCGGCCCGCCGGCGGCGGTGCGGTGCGCGAGCTCGCCGAGCGGGTGCTGGCCGCGCGTGCGGGCTCGGCCGAGCTCATCTCCGCCGTAGCCGGTGGAGCAGTGGGTTGGCGGCACTCCACACCCACGCTGGCAGCAGCACGCGAGCCTGCCGGCGCAGCACCCGACGCGGACGCGCCGCCGGCCTGA